One window of the Fusobacterium sp. SYSU M8D902 genome contains the following:
- a CDS encoding type II secretion system F family protein produces MKTYSVRVDTKEKKRATLILEFEKLSDLQKYLIKNQMILIEYRVINKKIKILKKDIINFTQNLKILLESGIGISQALEIMSKQKDGKLFNIIHNIHLKIIEGNSLYVAFSIYKNIFGESYLNMLLAGEESGRLIENLEKIYEKLIFEEKIKKKIKEATLYPTIILIFTVLLIIFILTFVFPNFIEFFKDTGVELPFLTRVLIAISQNFITIILGISIFIIGIFFSFKKINREIVENLRLSIPFYGDILKRRLIIEFCKNFSIMNEAGMEVLEIFEILKKGDLYLFQQRELANIEREIKMGSTIYEAFYKTGFFNATQLYLIEIGEKSGSIERAFSWIATTMESELEYYLFKMTSLLEPVLLLILGVIVGIIILGLYLPIFNISQII; encoded by the coding sequence TTGGAGTTTGAAAAGTTATCAGACTTGCAAAAATATTTGATTAAAAATCAGATGATCTTAATTGAGTATAGGGTTATTAATAAAAAAATTAAAATTTTAAAAAAAGATATTATAAATTTTACTCAAAATCTAAAGATACTACTGGAGAGTGGAATAGGAATATCTCAAGCTTTGGAGATTATGAGTAAACAAAAAGATGGAAAATTGTTTAATATTATTCATAATATACATTTAAAAATTATAGAGGGAAATAGTTTATATGTAGCTTTTTCGATTTATAAAAATATATTTGGAGAGAGCTATTTAAATATGTTATTGGCAGGTGAGGAATCAGGGAGATTAATAGAGAATTTAGAAAAAATATATGAAAAATTGATTTTTGAAGAAAAAATTAAGAAAAAGATAAAAGAAGCAACACTTTACCCAACTATTATACTTATTTTTACTGTTTTACTGATCATATTCATACTTACTTTTGTGTTTCCAAATTTTATTGAATTTTTTAAAGATACAGGGGTAGAATTACCATTTTTAACAAGAGTTTTAATTGCTATTAGTCAAAATTTTATCACTATTATTTTAGGTATATCCATTTTTATAATAGGGATATTTTTTTCTTTTAAGAAAATTAATAGAGAGATAGTAGAGAATTTGAGATTATCAATCCCATTTTATGGAGATATTTTAAAAAGAAGATTGATAATTGAGTTTTGTAAAAATTTTTCTATAATGAATGAAGCTGGAATGGAGGTATTGGAGATATTTGAAATTTTGAAAAAAGGGGATCTCTATCTGTTTCAGCAGAGAGAATTAGCTAATATTGAGAGAGAGATTAAGATGGGGAGTACAATATATGAGGCTTTTTATAAGACAGGATTTTTTAATGCTACACAACTTTATCTTATTGAAATAGGAGAGAAAAGTGGAAGTATAGAGAGAGCTTTTAGCTGGATAGCAACTACTATGGAGAGTGAATTGGAGTACTATCTTTTTAAAATGACATCATTACTAGAGCCTGTTTTGCTATTGATATTGGGGGTTATAGTGGGAATAATAATCTTAGGATTATATCTTCCTATATTCAATATTTCACAAATAATATGA